A genome region from Candidatus Binatia bacterium includes the following:
- a CDS encoding glycosyltransferase family 1 protein, whose protein sequence is MNRPLRVAIDLRPLALDSGGGVGLLIAQIVEELAGRNVAFTGIADRELPPGKVPAAIPVWTAAGTGGRIRWESFALPGVLRGIDPAPDLFHATWNHGVPAGLPFPSLLSLHDLIPWRAPRYVPWPRPAWLHRALYRRAVRTSAGAAARIVTLSEASRRDIESALPETRAKIEVVPCAVPRGFSAPPPEAVAAQHARFGGPYWLYLGGFDPRKGVDTLLDALLSLEAGGEALPPVVLAGALRGDARALKGRAAPLGARIHFPGFVPDADLPALYAGAALFLYPSRAEGFGIPPLLAMASGVPVVAADSGAVTETLGGAGIVVPPGDAAALAAALRAILRDPDPLSDLRARGRARAAAFTVDALASRMRAAYERAASRP, encoded by the coding sequence CGGAACGTCGCCTTCACGGGCATCGCCGATCGCGAGCTGCCCCCGGGGAAGGTCCCCGCCGCGATCCCCGTCTGGACCGCGGCCGGGACGGGCGGGCGGATCCGCTGGGAGTCGTTCGCCCTCCCCGGCGTCCTGCGCGGCATCGATCCCGCGCCCGACCTCTTCCATGCGACCTGGAACCACGGCGTGCCCGCGGGACTCCCCTTCCCCTCGCTCCTCTCCCTGCACGACCTGATCCCGTGGCGCGCGCCGCGCTACGTCCCCTGGCCCCGGCCCGCGTGGCTGCATCGCGCGCTCTACCGCCGGGCCGTGCGAACCTCCGCCGGCGCCGCGGCGCGCATCGTCACGCTGAGCGAGGCGAGCCGGCGCGACATCGAGTCCGCGCTGCCCGAGACGCGCGCGAAGATCGAGGTGGTCCCCTGCGCCGTGCCGCGCGGCTTCTCCGCTCCGCCTCCCGAGGCGGTGGCCGCGCAGCACGCGCGCTTCGGCGGACCCTACTGGCTGTATCTCGGCGGGTTCGATCCCCGCAAGGGGGTGGACACCCTTCTCGACGCACTGCTTTCGCTCGAGGCGGGAGGCGAAGCTCTCCCCCCGGTCGTGCTCGCGGGCGCCCTGCGCGGCGACGCGCGCGCGCTCAAGGGCCGCGCCGCGCCGCTGGGCGCCCGGATCCACTTTCCCGGCTTCGTCCCCGACGCCGACCTGCCCGCGCTCTACGCCGGCGCGGCGCTCTTCCTCTACCCGTCGCGCGCCGAGGGGTTCGGCATCCCGCCGCTCCTCGCCATGGCCTCGGGCGTCCCGGTCGTGGCGGCCGACTCCGGCGCGGTCACCGAGACGCTGGGGGGGGCCGGCATCGTCGTGCCCCCGGGCGACGCCGCGGCGCTCGCGGCGGCGCTCCGGGCCATCCTTCGCGATCCGGATCCGCTCAGCGACCTTCGCGCGCGCGGACGCGCACGCGCCGCCGCGTTCACCGTGGACGCGCTGGCCTCGCGAATGCGAGCGGCGTACGAGCGCGCGGCGTCCCGCCCATGA
- a CDS encoding glycosyltransferase family 2 protein: MSGARPVWAVVLAFGEYEYTRECLRALLALDPPADRVLLVDNGSPDGTPDRARAEFPQVDILALGENRWFAGGVNAGLALALEGGAASVLLVNNDLVLERGALGAMAAALEADPRRGAVSPKLFTFEPADRVWFAGGIVSRGFALIRHRGLGKKDDALIGSGDGPRPVDYVSGAAALLSRSALERTGLLDESYVIYVEDVDWSARARKAGFVLWYEPAARGWHHVSVTSGGGLTPLKAYFRLRSGALYLSRHAALWERPLAWLAYAGWTAVLFARALVAGDRASAGALLLGFRDFTAILMGGTPRARTPLAFARPARPR; encoded by the coding sequence GTGAGCGGCGCGCGCCCGGTCTGGGCCGTCGTTCTCGCCTTCGGCGAGTACGAGTACACCCGCGAGTGCCTGCGCGCGCTGCTCGCCCTCGACCCGCCCGCCGACCGCGTCCTGCTCGTGGACAACGGCTCTCCCGACGGCACCCCCGATCGCGCGCGCGCGGAGTTTCCCCAGGTCGACATCCTCGCCCTGGGGGAGAACCGCTGGTTTGCGGGAGGCGTGAACGCGGGGCTGGCGCTCGCGCTCGAGGGGGGCGCCGCGTCGGTGCTCCTCGTGAACAACGATCTCGTCCTGGAGCGGGGCGCCCTGGGCGCGATGGCCGCGGCCCTCGAGGCCGACCCGCGGCGCGGCGCGGTCAGTCCCAAGCTCTTCACCTTCGAGCCTGCCGACCGGGTCTGGTTCGCGGGCGGCATCGTGTCGCGCGGCTTCGCCCTGATCCGCCATCGCGGGCTGGGGAAGAAGGACGACGCCCTGATCGGATCGGGGGACGGACCGCGTCCCGTGGATTACGTCTCCGGCGCGGCCGCGCTCCTCTCGCGCAGCGCGCTCGAGCGGACCGGCCTCCTGGACGAGTCGTACGTGATCTACGTCGAGGACGTCGACTGGTCGGCGCGCGCGCGGAAGGCGGGCTTCGTGCTCTGGTACGAGCCCGCCGCGCGCGGGTGGCACCACGTGTCGGTCACCAGCGGGGGCGGCCTCACGCCGCTCAAGGCCTACTTCCGGCTTCGGAGCGGCGCGCTCTATCTCTCCCGCCACGCGGCCCTCTGGGAGCGGCCGCTCGCCTGGCTCGCCTACGCGGGGTGGACCGCCGTCCTCTTCGCGCGCGCGCTCGTGGCGGGCGACCGGGCCAGCGCGGGGGCGCTCTTGCTGGGATTTCGCGACTTCACCGCCATCCTCATGGGCGGGACGCCGCGCGCTCGTACGCCGCTCGCATTCGCGAGGCCAGCGCGTCCACGGTGA